Proteins encoded together in one Benincasa hispida cultivar B227 chromosome 1, ASM972705v1, whole genome shotgun sequence window:
- the LOC120075601 gene encoding ankyrin repeat domain-containing protein 13C — MAGIDVSKYAHSPVHKAVATRDYTNLKRILAGLPRLCNPSEIRTEAASLAEENKADAISAMVDRRDVPNRDTPLHLAVKLGDETATEMLMVAGADWSLQNEHGWSALQEAICSRQEGIAMIIVRHYQPLAWAKWCRRLPRLIATMRRMRDFYMEITFHFESSVIPFISRIAPSDTYKIWKRGANLRADMTLAGFDGFRIQRADQSVLFLGDGTEDGKVPSGSLCMISHKEKEVMNALDGAGAQATEEEIRQEVTAMSQTNIFRPGIDVTQAVLLPQLTWRRQEKTELVGAWKAKVYDMHNVVVSIKSRRVPGAMTDDEFFSSCNENETESEEFDDILTEDERKQLENALKLDSSELTSDNGDGIVAHRHSCFEQRDVPVEDVNGCRSGDIRQEKKGWFGGWRKRDSKNEGQKKIAPPRSSLSMDDKVGDLLVDCPPDNHSSRPGRHSVEIVSEHRRGRETRTTSTTSESKNRHKDGSHENEYKKGLRPVLWLSPNFPLQTEELLPLLDILANKVKAVRRLRELLTTKLPLGTFPVKVAIPVVPTIRVIVTFTKYEELQPVDEFATPPSSPTAAAGRESPSVTNSLSSSWFQWIKAPYQRPSSSTSVSCSRIETFEDPFIIPRDYTWVTAEAKKKKMQEKNKAKKGRSRRD; from the exons ATGGCTGGTATCGATGTTTCCAAGTATGCACATAGCCCTGTACACAAGGCTGTGGCCACCAGGGATTATACCAATCTCAAGAGAATCCTTGCAGGCCTTCCACGGCTTTGTAATCCATCTGAGATTCGCACCGAGGCTGCTTCATTAGCTGAGGAAAACAAGGCTGATGCCATTTCTGCCATGGTTGATCGCCGAGATGTACCGAATCGGGATACTCCACTGCATTTGGCTGTAAAGCTTGGGGATGAGACTGCTACCGAAATGCTTATGGTTGCAGGGGCAGATTGGAGTTTGCAGAACGAGCATGGATGGAGTGCACTTCAGGAAGCAATTTGCAGTAGACAAGAAGGGATTGCTATGATAATTGTCCGGCATTACCAGCCGTTGGCTTGGGCAAAATGGTGTCGGAGATTGCCTCGCTTGATTGCGACTATGCGAAGAATGAGGGATTTCTACATGGAAATCACATTCCACTTTGAGAGTTCGGTGATCCCTTTCATTTCTAGGATTGCTCCTTCAGATACTTACAAGATCTGGAAAAGAGGTGCTAACTTGAGGGCGGATATGACATTGGCTGGTTTTGATGGATTTAGGATCCAACGTGCTGATCAGAGTGTTCTTTTTCTCGGCGATGGGACAGAGGATGGGAAAGTACCTTCTGGTTCACTCTGTATGATCTCACACAAGGAGAAGGAGGTAATGAATGCTTTGGATGGTGCTGGTGCTCAGGCAACTGAAGAAGAGATTAGACAAGAAGTGACAGCAATGTCTCAGACTAATATATTTAGACCTGGAATTGATGTCACTCAGGCCGTTCTTTTGCCCCAGTTGACTTGGAGGCGCCAGGAGAAAACTGAATTGGTGGGTGCCTGGAAAGCTAAAGTATATGATATGCATAATGTGGTTGTTAGTATCAAATCCAGGAGGGTCCCTGGGGCAATGACAGATGACGAATTCTTCTCATCGTGCAATGAAAATGAAACTGAGAGTGAGGAGTTCGATGACATTTTAACTGAGGATGAACGAAAGCAACTTGAGAATGCACTTAAATTAGATTCATCTGAATTAACTTCTGATAATGGTGATGGGATTGTTGCGCATCGGCACAGTTGTTTCGAGCAAAGGGATGTTCCTGTTGAGGACGTAAATGGATGTAGAAGTGGAGACATTCGACAGGAAAAGAAAGGATGGTTTGGGGGATGGAGGAAACGTGATAGCAAAAATGAAGGGCAAAAGAAGATTGCTCCTCCAAGAAGCTCCCTTTCTATGGATGATAAGGTAGGCGATCTTCTAGTGGACTGTCCTCCTGATAATCATAGCAGCAGGCCTGGAAGACATTCTGTAGAGATAGTCTCCGAACACCGAAGAGGAAGGGAAACCAGAACTACCTCTACAACGTCCGAGAGCAAAAATCGGCACAAGGATGGGAGTCATGAAAATGAGTATAAGAAAGGATTGAGACCCGTTCTTTGGCTTTCTCCGAACTTTCCTCTACAAACTGAAGAACTATTGCCATTGCTTGATATTTTAGCTAACAAGGTCAAGGCAGTTCGTCGTTTGAGAGAACTGCTTACCACAAAACTCCCACTGGGAACCTTTCCAGTCAAG GTTGCCATCCCTGTGGTTCCAACCATCAGAGTGATTGTTACCTTCACAAAGTATGAAGAACTACAGCCAGTGGATGAGTTTGCGACGCCACCGTCAAGCCCTACAGCTGCAGCAGGCAGGGAGAGCCCGTCTGTGACAAATTCCTTAAGTTCATCTTGGTTTCAGTGGATAAAAGCCCCATATCAACGCCCGAGCTCGTCAACCAGTGTTTCTTGCAGTAGGATAGAAACTTTCGAAGACCCATTTATCATTCCCCGCGATTACACTTGGGTTACCGCAgaagcaaagaaaaaaaagatgcaGGAAAAGAACAAAGCAAAGAAAGGAAGAAGTCGCCGCGATTGA